A genomic window from Plasmodium chabaudi chabaudi strain AS genome assembly, chromosome: 8 includes:
- a CDS encoding subpellicular microtubule protein 1, putative produces the protein MLKMEIIGAKPSVNFNFFDEEAQNNDNLNYLENTNNYDKREDQDYCYSNRRMFLDKNSENRRKESPSKKPGLCVDEICTCGFHKCPKIIKPLPFEGESNYRSEFGPKPLPELPPRIENKPHKSLPFEGESNYRSEFGPKPLPELPPRVETKLVKSLPFEGESCYRSEFGPKPLPELPPRVVTKLVKSLPFEGESYYRSEFGPKPLPEIQPRVEHKPHKTLPFEGESNYRSEFGPKPLPELPPRVETKLVKSLPFEGESHYRSEFGPKPLPEIQPRIENKPPKSLPFEGESNYRSEFGPKPLPELPPRVENKPHKTLPFEGESNYRSEYVRKVIPICPVNLLPKYPTPTYPSEHVFWDDVKQTWY, from the coding sequence ATGttgaaaatggaaataatagGCGCAAAACCGAgtgtaaattttaatttttttgatgaaGAAGCACAAAAcaatgataatttaaattatttagagaatactaataattatgataaaagGGAAGATCAGGATTATTGTTATTCAAATAGAAGAATGTTTTTAGATAAAAACAGTGAAAATAGAAGGAAAGAATCACCTAGTAAAAAACCAGGTTTATGTGTAGATGAAATTTGTACATGCGGCTTTCATAAATGTcctaaaataataaagccTCTACCTTTCGAAGGTGAAAGCAATTATAGAAGCGAATTCGGGCCCAAACCATTACCTGAATTACCGCCAAGAATAGAAAACAAACCTCATAAATCATTGCCTTTTGAGGGAGAAAGTAACTATAGAAGCGAATTTGGTCCTAAACCATTACCTGAATTGCCACCAAGGGTTGAAACAAAATTAGTGAAGTCGTTGCCTTTTGAAGGAGAAAGCTGTTATCGAAGTGAGTTTGGACCAAAGCCATTACCCGAGTTACCACCAAGAGTTGTAACCAAATTAGTGAAATCGTTGCCTTTTGAAGGAGAAAGCTACTATCGAAGTGAATTTGGACCTAAGCCATTACCAGAAATACAACCAAGAGTAGAACATAAACCTCATAAAACATTACCTTTTGAAGGAGAAAGTAACTATAGAAGTGAATTTGGCCCTAAACCATTGCCTGAGCTTCCACCAAGAGTTGAAACAAAATTAGTAAAATCATTACCATTTGAAGGAGAAAGTCATTATAGAAGTGAGTTTGGACCAAAACCATTACCAGAAATACAACCAAGAATAGAAAACAAACCTCCTAAATCATTGCCTTTTGAGGGAGAAAGTAATTATAGAAGCGAATTTGGTCCTAAACCATTACCTGAATTACCACCAAGAGTTGAAAATAAACCTCATAAGACATTACCTTTTGAAGGGGAAAGCAACTATAGGTCTGAATATGTAAGAAAAGTTATTCCTATTTGTCCAGTAAATTTATTGCCTAAATACCCTACACCTACTTATCCATCTGAGCATGTATTTTGGGATGATGTAAAACAAACAtggtattaa